Genomic segment of Synechococcus sp. A15-28:
GCCGACTACATCAAGGCCTTCCGCCTGCTCTCGGCCATTCCCGAGCGGGTCGCCGAGTTGCACGCGAGTTTCTACCTGCCCTGTTCCGAAGACCTGGATCAACGCTGGCAGACCTGGCTGCAACGCTGGCGCGAGCGGATCACCGCCAACGGCAACCTGGAGGAGACGTCTGCGGCCATGCGGCGCGTCAACCCCGCCATCACCTGGCGGGAATGGCTGATCGCCCCCGCCTATCAACAGGCGGAGCTGGGCGACAACAGCCTGGTGCTGGAACTGCAGACCCTGTTCAGCAACCCCTACAGCGACCCCTCCCCTGAACTGGCGGCCCGCTACGACCAACTCAGGCCGCAGCAGTTCTTCAGCGCCGGCGGCATCTCTCACTACAGCTGTTCGTCCTGAACGTGACAGCTTGGGGGCGCCCCACACCACGGCAACGGCTGATGACCGCCAGCTCGATCCAGCCCCAGCAGACGCACCGGAGCAACCCGGTGCAAGGCGTCTGGAGCCTTATCTCCTACGTGGTGGAGGTGCAGGGAACCGGTGAAACCTTTGCGCCGATGGGAGAGCAGCCCACGGGTTATGTGATCTTCACGGCCGAAGGTCGGTTGTCCTTCACCCTGTCAGCCCAGGGGCGCCAGCCCGCGACCACCGCTGAAGAACAATCCCATCTGCTCAACAGCATGATTGCCTACACCGGCAGCTACCGGTTGGAGGGGGATCGCTGGATCACCCAGGTTGATGTGGCCTGGAATCCCTCCTGGGTCGGCACGGAGCAGACCCGTTTTTACCGGGTGGAGAACGATCAGTTGATCGTCAGCACCCCATGGCGGGTGATGCCCAACTGGCCGGAGAAGGGAATGACCCGCAGCATCGTGCGCTTTCAGCGCTGTTGATCGATCCGAGCTGATCCATGCACGAGGCAATCCTCGACTTCTGGTTCGAGCAGTGCCGACCTTGGCAGTGGTTTCGCCGCAGCGAGGCGTTCGATCTGGAGGTTCGCTGGCGGTTCGGTGCGCTGGTGGAACAGGCCCTGGCTGGCGGCCTGCACAGCTGGGAGGCGGAGCCGTCATCGTGCCTGGCCCTGGTGCTGCTGCTGGATCAGTTCAGCCGCCAGCTCTGGCGGGGCGAGGCCCGGGCCTTTGTCGGTGATGAACAGGCGCTGCGGTTGAGCCAGCGGGCCCAAGCGCTGGGGTGGATCACCTTGGAACCGCAACGGGCCAGACGCCAGTTCTGGCTGATGCCGATGCTGCACAGCGAGAACGCTGTCGTGGTGCAGCGGGCGATCCCACTGCTGCAGATCCACGTGGACCAGGCCACGGCGGACCTGGCCCAGCACAACCTCGATCAGCCGCAACGCTTCGGGCGCTACCCCTGGCGGGACCGGGCCCGGGGAAGTGAGCAGAATCACCCCTGACAGGCCACACCACCCTTGCTAGAACCAGTACACCTGTACCACAAAGGCATGGCATGGCTCTGGCAAGCAAGGAAGCACCGCCGTTCCTCGGCTTCAAGGCTGGAGACCTGGTCCTCGTTGAGCCGCTCGCAAGCGACACCTGTGCTGGCAGCGAATGGTGGATGGGCTGGATCATCCATGTGGATGGAGGAGCACGAGATCCGCGCGTGCCGACGTTGTTCCAGGTCGCTGACTGCGATACAGGCCTTGTGCGCTGGATCAGTGCCGACGAAGCGACCCGACTGGTGCTGAGCGGCCTGGAAACCAGCAACGTGGTGGACTTCACATCGGAGCGCCACAAGCGCGTGTCGTGAGCTCTGAACAAACTGCACAAAACCGCGTGCACACATGTTTTGATAACGCCAATTCAGTATTGCGATGGCAAGATATTTACTGCGAGATGGCAACAAGATTTCCGCCAGTATTGACCCTCGCACGTTGGATGCGTACAGCTACAAAGACAAGCAGGGCAATGTTGTCAATGCCCTGCTATCTGCACGCGCTGAACGTCAACTTCTGAACGCCATCCCCATGCCATCGCTGCCGATTGCCGCACGCATGCAGAGGGCGATGGGTCGCATCAGCGCCTGAAGGCTGGGTTCACTTGATCCACTCCGTGGTCGGCAGACCTTCCACAGACGCCACCATCACCCAAACAACTGTGGGGGTGTCTCCCTTGTTCTCTACAAAGTGGGGTTCTGAGGCACCTTCAGTGAAGCTCTCGCCGGGCTTGAACACGCTGCTCACCTCGCTGCCATCCGGCTGCACACGGGTGTTGAGCAGTTCACCGGAATCGGTGGCCTGCATATACACCAGCATAGGGGCAGGGTGGGTGTGCAAGGGGATCTTGCCTCCCGAAGGGAGCTCAACGCGGAACAGACGCAATTCCGGCTTGCCCTCGGGGTATTGCAGATCGGTCCCGTTCAGGGTCTTGCTGCCGCTGAAGATCGCTTCGATCTTGGCGTCCGTCGATGGGGCGTCCGTGGAAGCCTGATCAGTGGAGCTTGTTGACCCGCCGGCGCAGCCAACAACACCCAGCATCAACAGGGCTGACGCCGCCATTGATGGAAAAGCTGTCTTCAGCATGAGCCGGAACGGGGTTGGAGATGCCTGCAGTGTGCCGCGAATTCTCAGGCCACCCAG
This window contains:
- a CDS encoding lipocalin-like domain-containing protein, whose translation is MTAWGRPTPRQRLMTASSIQPQQTHRSNPVQGVWSLISYVVEVQGTGETFAPMGEQPTGYVIFTAEGRLSFTLSAQGRQPATTAEEQSHLLNSMIAYTGSYRLEGDRWITQVDVAWNPSWVGTEQTRFYRVENDQLIVSTPWRVMPNWPEKGMTRSIVRFQRC
- a CDS encoding DUF924 family protein — translated: MHEAILDFWFEQCRPWQWFRRSEAFDLEVRWRFGALVEQALAGGLHSWEAEPSSCLALVLLLDQFSRQLWRGEARAFVGDEQALRLSQRAQALGWITLEPQRARRQFWLMPMLHSENAVVVQRAIPLLQIHVDQATADLAQHNLDQPQRFGRYPWRDRARGSEQNHP
- a CDS encoding DUF3104 domain-containing protein — translated: MALASKEAPPFLGFKAGDLVLVEPLASDTCAGSEWWMGWIIHVDGGARDPRVPTLFQVADCDTGLVRWISADEATRLVLSGLETSNVVDFTSERHKRVS
- a CDS encoding cupin domain-containing protein — encoded protein: MLKTAFPSMAASALLMLGVVGCAGGSTSSTDQASTDAPSTDAKIEAIFSGSKTLNGTDLQYPEGKPELRLFRVELPSGGKIPLHTHPAPMLVYMQATDSGELLNTRVQPDGSEVSSVFKPGESFTEGASEPHFVENKGDTPTVVWVMVASVEGLPTTEWIK